Proteins co-encoded in one Pseudophryne corroboree isolate aPseCor3 chromosome 1, aPseCor3.hap2, whole genome shotgun sequence genomic window:
- the LOC134909012 gene encoding uncharacterized protein LOC134909012, protein MSSLDYSNKQKREAAYTRMVDYSKPTFSAALVAWVRKKIANLRTVFVKENRKVEESKRSGAGADNVYVPQLWYFKDLNFLLEKRSAKDSPVVMAEFEEGSLDESEGTPEEDLSRTPALINISPEEPTSLPRPTGKRKPRKTKFVGDPLLAEARSQLLRKPDEFDDFAVHVSKTMQKVSAQQQVECQRLVSQVLYKTLSGHLTLEWRVHGPDPKAPAPQFPLSFYSPPPTYPTSTIPHPSYHSGYPQPQAQSNYPSSTFHPPQTPPHQTIHPSCFRQPPRPSTHPSPTFQSPPQTGYPSQASHTSTVSSAIMTSLMSQGGQVDEEEETSLFQM, encoded by the exons atgtCCTCACTGGACTACAGCAataagcagaagagggaggctgcttatacacGGATGGTGGActactccaagcccaccttctctgctgcctTGGTGGCCTGGGTCCGTAAGAAGATCgccaatctacggacagtctttgtgaaggaaaatcgcaaggtggaggagtccaagaggtcaggggccggtgcagacaacgtgtatgtgccgcagctgtggtactttaAGGATCTCAACTTCCTCCTTGAGAAAAGGTCTGCTAAGGATTCCCCGGTGGTGATGGCCGagttcgaggagggaagtctggacgagTCCGAAGGG acacctgaagaagacctcagccggACCCCAGCCCTCATCAACATCTCCCCTGAGGAACCTACCTCTCTGCCGCGACCTACTGGGAAGAGGAAGCCGCGGAAAACAAAATTTGTAGGGGACCCTCTCCTAGCGGAGGCACGTTCACAACTGCTGCGTAAACCTGATGAGTTTGACGACTTTGCTGTGCATGTCAGCAAAACAATGCAgaaggtttctgcgcagcagcaggtcgagtgccagcgcctggtgtcgcAGGTGTTGTACAAAACACTATCAGGGCATCTGACACTGGAGTGGAGAGTCCATGGCCCTGACCCTAAAGCACCTGCTCCTCAATTCCCATTGTCATTTTAttcaccaccacccacctaccctacatctactatTCCCCATCCCAGCTATCATTCCGGGTATCCGCAACCACAGGcccaatccaactacccttcctccactttccatcctcctcaaacccctcctcatcaaaccatcCACCCTTCATGTTTTCGTCAACCCCCAAGACCATCCACGcacccttcccccactttccaatctcctcctcaaaccggctacccttcccaagccagccacacatccactgtctcctccgcaattatgacctccttgatgtcacaggggggacaagtggacgaggaggaggagacgagtctctttcaaatgtag